One window of the Klebsiella oxytoca genome contains the following:
- the eno gene encoding phosphopyruvate hydratase codes for MSKIVKVIGREIIDSRGNPTVEAEVHLEGGFVGMAAAPSGASTGSREALELRDGDKSRFLGKGVLKAVAAVNGPIAQAILGKDAKDQAGIDKIMIDLDGTENKSNFGANAILAVSLANAKAAAASKGQPLYEHIAELNGTPGKYSMPVPMMNIINGGEHADNNVDIQEFMIQPVGAKSLKEAVRMGSEVFHNLAKVLKAKGMNTAVGDEGGYAPNLGSNAEALAVIAEAVKAAGYELGKDITLAMDCAASEFYKDGKYVLAGEGNKAFTSEEFTHFLEDLTKQYPIVSIEDGLDESDWDGFAYQTKVLGDKIQLVGDDLFVTNTKILKEGIEKGIVNSILIKFNQIGSLTETLAAIKMAKDAGYTAVISHRSGETEDATIADLAVGTAAGQIKTGSMSRSDRVAKYNQLIRIEEALGEKAPYNGRKEIKGQA; via the coding sequence ATGTCCAAAATCGTTAAAGTCATCGGTCGTGAAATCATCGACTCCCGTGGTAACCCGACTGTTGAAGCCGAAGTACACCTGGAAGGTGGTTTCGTCGGTATGGCAGCTGCTCCGTCAGGTGCTTCTACTGGTTCCCGCGAAGCGCTGGAACTGCGCGATGGCGACAAATCTCGCTTCCTGGGTAAAGGCGTACTGAAAGCCGTTGCTGCAGTTAACGGCCCGATCGCTCAGGCAATCCTTGGCAAAGACGCCAAAGATCAGGCTGGCATCGACAAAATCATGATCGACCTGGACGGTACTGAAAACAAATCTAACTTCGGTGCGAACGCCATCCTGGCCGTATCTCTGGCGAACGCCAAAGCTGCCGCTGCTTCTAAAGGCCAGCCGCTGTATGAGCATATCGCTGAGCTGAACGGCACTCCGGGCAAATACTCCATGCCGGTTCCGATGATGAACATCATCAACGGCGGTGAGCACGCTGACAACAACGTCGACATCCAGGAATTTATGATTCAGCCGGTTGGCGCTAAATCCCTGAAAGAAGCCGTACGTATGGGTTCTGAAGTGTTCCACAACCTGGCTAAAGTTCTGAAAGCTAAAGGTATGAACACTGCTGTTGGTGACGAAGGCGGCTACGCGCCGAACCTGGGTTCCAACGCTGAAGCTCTGGCTGTTATCGCTGAAGCGGTTAAAGCAGCTGGTTACGAGCTGGGCAAAGACATCACTCTGGCGATGGACTGCGCGGCTTCTGAATTCTACAAAGACGGTAAATACGTTCTGGCTGGCGAAGGCAACAAAGCGTTCACCTCTGAAGAATTCACTCACTTCCTGGAAGATCTGACCAAACAGTACCCGATCGTTTCTATCGAAGACGGCCTGGACGAGTCTGACTGGGACGGTTTCGCATACCAGACTAAAGTACTGGGCGACAAAATCCAGCTGGTTGGTGACGATCTGTTCGTAACCAACACCAAGATCCTGAAAGAAGGTATCGAGAAAGGCATCGTTAACTCCATCCTGATCAAATTCAACCAGATCGGTTCCCTGACCGAAACTCTGGCTGCGATCAAAATGGCGAAAGACGCTGGCTACACTGCCGTTATCTCTCACCGTTCTGGCGAAACTGAAGACGCTACCATCGCTGACCTGGCTGTTGGTACCGCTGCAGGCCAGATCAAAACTGGTTCTATGAGCCGTTCTGACCGCGTTGCTAAATACAACCAGCTGATTCGTATCGAAGAAGCTCTGGGTGAAAAAGCGCCGTACAACGGTCGTAAAGAGATCAAAGGCCAGGCATAA
- the pyrG gene encoding glutamine hydrolyzing CTP synthase yields MTTNYIFVTGGVVSSLGKGIAAASLAAILEARGLNVTMMKLDPYINVDPGTMSPIQHGEVFVTEDGAETDLDLGHYERFIRTKMTRRNNFTTGRIYSDVLRKERRGDYLGATVQVIPHITNAIKERVLAGGEGHDVVLVEIGGTVGDIESLPFLEAIRQLAVDIGRENALFMHLTLVPYMAAAGEVKTKPTQHSVKELLSIGIQPDILVCRSDRAIPANERAKIALFCNVPEKAVISMKDVDSIYKIPGLLKSQGLDDYICKRFSLNCPEANLAEWEQVIYEEANPAGEVTIGMVGKYIELPDAYKSVIEALKHGGLKNRVTVNIKLIDSQDVETRGVEILKDLDAILIPGGFGYRGVEGKIATARYARENNIPYLGICLGMQVALIEFARNVAGMENANSTEFVPDCKYPVVALITEWRDEDGNVEVRSDKSDLGGTMRLGAQQCQLSDDSLVRQLYGEPTITERHRHRYEVNNMLLKPIENAGLRIAGRSGDDQLVEIIEVPNHPWFVACQFHPEFTSTPRDGHPLFAGFVKAAGEYQKRQAK; encoded by the coding sequence ATGACAACGAACTATATTTTTGTGACCGGCGGGGTCGTATCCTCTCTGGGTAAAGGCATTGCCGCAGCTTCCCTCGCAGCCATTCTCGAAGCCCGCGGGCTTAACGTGACCATGATGAAACTGGATCCGTACATCAACGTCGATCCGGGTACCATGAGTCCAATCCAACACGGGGAAGTGTTCGTTACTGAAGACGGCGCTGAAACCGATCTGGACCTGGGTCACTACGAGCGTTTCATTCGCACCAAGATGACCCGCCGCAACAACTTCACTACCGGTCGTATCTACTCTGACGTCCTGCGCAAAGAGCGCCGCGGCGACTATCTGGGCGCAACCGTGCAGGTTATTCCGCACATCACCAACGCTATCAAAGAGCGCGTCCTGGCGGGCGGCGAAGGTCATGATGTGGTGCTGGTTGAAATCGGCGGCACCGTTGGCGATATCGAATCGCTGCCGTTCCTCGAAGCGATTCGCCAGCTGGCGGTAGATATTGGTCGTGAAAACGCGCTGTTTATGCATTTGACCCTGGTGCCGTATATGGCCGCCGCGGGTGAAGTCAAAACCAAACCGACCCAGCACTCCGTGAAAGAGCTGCTCTCTATCGGTATTCAGCCTGACATTCTGGTCTGCCGCTCCGATCGCGCCATTCCGGCGAACGAGCGCGCTAAAATTGCATTGTTCTGCAATGTGCCAGAAAAAGCCGTTATTTCGATGAAAGATGTCGATTCCATTTATAAAATCCCGGGCCTGTTGAAATCTCAGGGGCTGGACGATTATATTTGTAAACGATTCAGCTTAAACTGTCCGGAAGCGAACCTGGCCGAATGGGAACAGGTTATCTACGAAGAAGCGAACCCAGCAGGGGAAGTCACCATCGGTATGGTCGGCAAGTACATTGAACTGCCGGACGCCTATAAATCGGTGATTGAAGCGCTGAAACACGGTGGCCTGAAAAATCGCGTAACCGTCAACATCAAGCTGATTGATTCGCAGGATGTGGAAACGCGCGGCGTCGAAATTCTGAAAGATTTAGACGCTATCCTGATACCTGGTGGCTTCGGCTATCGCGGCGTTGAAGGTAAGATTGCCACCGCACGCTATGCGCGTGAAAACAATATTCCATATCTGGGCATTTGCCTGGGTATGCAGGTTGCGCTGATTGAGTTCGCGCGCAACGTAGCGGGAATGGAAAACGCCAACTCAACGGAATTTGTGCCAGACTGTAAGTACCCGGTTGTGGCCCTGATTACCGAATGGCGTGATGAAGACGGTAATGTTGAAGTTCGCTCTGATAAGAGCGACCTCGGCGGCACGATGCGCCTCGGCGCGCAGCAGTGCCAGCTGTCCGATGACAGTCTGGTGCGCCAGCTGTACGGTGAGCCAACCATTACCGAGCGTCATCGTCACCGTTACGAAGTTAACAACATGCTGTTGAAGCCGATTGAAAATGCGGGCCTGCGTATTGCGGGACGTTCCGGGGATGATCAGTTGGTCGAGATCATCGAAGTGCCGAACCATCCGTGGTTTGTTGCCTGTCAGTTCCATCCGGAGTTTACTTCGACGCCGCGTGATGGCCATCCGCTGTTTGCAGGCTTTGTAAAAGCCGCTGGCGAGTACCAGAAGCGTCAGGCGAAGTAA
- the mazG gene encoding nucleoside triphosphate pyrophosphohydrolase translates to MTQIDRLLGIMQRLRDPENGCPWDKEQTFATIAPYTLEETYEVLDAISREDFADLRGELGDLLFQVVFYAQMAQEEGRFDFNDICAAISDKLERRHPHIFGEASAGNSSEALARWEQIKSAERAEKSQHSALDDIPHSLPALMRAHKIQKRCSAVGFDWTSLGPVLGKVHEEIDEVMHEAQQAVVDEAKLEEEVGDLLFATVNLSRHLGVKAEVALQKANLKFERRFREVERIVAARGLEMTGVDLDTMEEVWQEVKRQETDL, encoded by the coding sequence ATGACCCAAATCGACCGCCTTCTGGGCATTATGCAGCGTCTGCGCGATCCGGAAAACGGCTGCCCGTGGGATAAAGAGCAGACTTTTGCCACTATCGCCCCGTATACCCTCGAAGAAACTTATGAAGTGCTCGACGCCATTTCTCGCGAAGATTTTGCCGACCTGCGCGGTGAATTAGGCGATCTGCTGTTCCAGGTCGTCTTCTACGCTCAGATGGCGCAGGAAGAGGGGCGCTTTGATTTTAACGATATCTGTGCCGCTATCAGCGACAAGCTGGAGCGACGTCACCCGCATATTTTCGGCGAGGCGTCCGCCGGTAATAGCAGCGAAGCGCTGGCTCGCTGGGAGCAGATTAAAAGCGCTGAGCGAGCGGAAAAGTCTCAGCACTCCGCGCTGGACGATATTCCGCATAGCCTGCCGGCGCTGATGCGCGCGCATAAAATTCAGAAACGCTGCTCGGCGGTAGGCTTTGACTGGACTTCTCTGGGGCCAGTGTTGGGCAAAGTGCACGAAGAGATAGACGAGGTGATGCACGAAGCGCAGCAGGCCGTAGTGGATGAAGCTAAACTGGAGGAGGAAGTGGGCGACCTGCTGTTCGCGACGGTCAATTTATCCCGCCATTTAGGGGTAAAAGCCGAAGTTGCGCTGCAAAAAGCCAACCTGAAGTTTGAGCGTCGATTCCGCGAGGTTGAACGGATTGTTGCCGCGCGCGGCCTGGAAATGACCGGTGTTGACCTCGACACCATGGAGGAGGTTTGGCAGGAAGTAAAACGCCAGGAAACTGATCTCTAA
- the relA gene encoding GTP diphosphokinase, which yields MVAVRSAHLNKAGEFDPKKWIASLGISSQQSCERLAETWDYCREKTQGHPQAELLLWRGVEMVEILSMLSMDIDTLRAAMLFPLADGNVVSEEIMQESVGKSVVTLIHGVRDMAAIRQLKATHTDSVSSEQVDNIRRMLLAMVDDFRCVVIKIAERIAHLREVKDAPEDERVLAAKECTNIYAPLANRLGIGQLKWELEDYCFRYLHPAEYKRIAKLLHERRIDREHYIDEFVGHLRSEMKTEGVKAEVYGRPKHIYSIWRKMQKKHLAFDELFDVRAVRIVAERLQDCYAALGIVHTHYRHLPDEFDDYVANPKPNGYQSIHTVVLGPGGKTIEIQIRTRQMHEDAELGVAAHWKYKEGASAGVSGGRGYEDRIAWLRKLIAWQEEMADSGEMLDEVRSQVFDDRVYVFTPKGDVVDLPSGSTPLDFAYHIHSDVGHRCIGAKIGGRIVPFTYQLQMGDQIEIITQKQPNPSRDWLNPNLGYVTTSRGRSKIHAWFRKQDRDKNILAGRQILDDELEHLGISLKDAEKYLLPRYNFNEQDELLAAIGGGDIRLNQMVNFLQAQFNKPSAAEQDAAALKQLQQKTYTPQNRNKDNGRVVVEGVGNLMHHIARCCQPIPGDEIVGFITQGRGISVHRADCDQLAELQSHAPERIVDAVWGESYSAGYSLVVRVQANDRSGLLRDITTILANEKVNVLGVASRSDTKHQLATIDMTIEIYNLQVLGRVLGKLNQVPDVIDARRLHGG from the coding sequence ATGGTTGCGGTAAGAAGTGCACATCTAAATAAAGCTGGTGAATTTGACCCGAAGAAATGGATCGCGAGTCTGGGAATCTCCAGCCAGCAGTCGTGTGAACGCTTAGCCGAAACCTGGGATTACTGTCGAGAGAAAACGCAGGGCCACCCGCAGGCCGAACTCCTGCTGTGGCGCGGCGTGGAGATGGTGGAAATTCTCTCCATGTTAAGCATGGATATCGATACGCTACGCGCGGCGATGCTTTTTCCTCTGGCTGACGGCAACGTTGTCAGCGAAGAAATCATGCAGGAGAGCGTCGGTAAATCCGTTGTCACCCTAATTCACGGCGTGCGGGACATGGCCGCGATACGCCAGCTTAAAGCAACCCATACAGATTCAGTCTCCTCTGAACAGGTAGATAACATTCGTCGCATGCTGCTGGCGATGGTCGATGATTTCCGCTGCGTGGTGATTAAGATCGCCGAGCGTATTGCTCATCTGCGCGAAGTGAAAGACGCGCCGGAAGATGAACGCGTGCTGGCGGCGAAAGAGTGTACCAATATCTACGCGCCGCTGGCCAACCGCCTGGGGATCGGTCAGCTCAAGTGGGAGCTGGAAGATTATTGCTTCCGCTATCTGCATCCGGCGGAATACAAACGTATCGCTAAGCTGTTGCACGAGCGGCGCATCGATCGTGAACATTATATTGACGAATTCGTAGGGCATTTGCGCTCGGAGATGAAAACCGAAGGCGTCAAAGCTGAGGTTTACGGACGCCCCAAGCATATTTACAGCATCTGGCGCAAAATGCAGAAAAAACATCTCGCTTTCGATGAGCTGTTTGACGTGCGCGCGGTGCGTATTGTGGCCGAGCGTCTGCAGGACTGCTACGCCGCGCTGGGGATAGTGCACACTCACTATCGACATCTGCCGGATGAGTTTGATGATTATGTCGCTAATCCCAAGCCTAATGGCTATCAGTCAATTCATACCGTCGTACTAGGCCCAGGCGGAAAAACGATTGAAATCCAGATTCGTACTCGTCAGATGCATGAAGATGCTGAGCTGGGGGTTGCCGCGCACTGGAAATACAAAGAGGGCGCCAGCGCTGGGGTCAGCGGCGGGCGTGGCTACGAAGATCGCATTGCATGGCTGCGTAAACTGATTGCCTGGCAGGAAGAGATGGCCGATTCCGGCGAGATGCTGGACGAAGTTCGTAGCCAGGTCTTTGACGATCGGGTTTATGTCTTTACGCCGAAGGGCGATGTGGTCGATTTACCTTCGGGTTCGACGCCGCTCGATTTTGCCTACCATATTCACAGCGACGTCGGCCACCGCTGCATCGGTGCCAAAATTGGCGGGCGTATTGTGCCGTTTACCTATCAGCTGCAGATGGGTGACCAGATTGAAATCATTACCCAGAAGCAGCCAAACCCAAGCCGCGACTGGCTGAACCCAAACCTCGGCTACGTTACCACCAGCCGCGGGCGTTCCAAAATACACGCCTGGTTCCGCAAGCAGGATCGCGACAAGAATATCCTTGCCGGCCGGCAGATCCTTGATGATGAGCTGGAACACCTGGGTATCAGCCTGAAGGACGCGGAAAAGTATCTTCTGCCGCGCTACAACTTTAACGAACAGGACGAACTGCTGGCGGCGATTGGCGGAGGCGATATTCGCCTCAACCAGATGGTTAATTTCCTGCAGGCGCAGTTCAATAAGCCCAGCGCGGCGGAGCAGGATGCGGCGGCGTTAAAGCAGCTGCAGCAGAAAACCTATACTCCGCAGAATCGCAATAAAGACAACGGTCGCGTGGTGGTGGAAGGGGTTGGCAATCTGATGCACCACATTGCGCGCTGCTGCCAGCCGATTCCCGGCGACGAGATTGTTGGTTTTATCACTCAGGGCCGGGGTATCTCGGTACACCGTGCGGATTGCGATCAGCTGGCGGAGCTGCAGTCTCACGCCCCGGAGCGGATCGTCGATGCGGTGTGGGGAGAGAGTTATTCTGCCGGTTACTCGCTGGTCGTCCGCGTTCAGGCCAACGATCGTAGCGGCCTGCTGCGCGATATCACCACTATTCTCGCCAATGAAAAGGTCAACGTGCTGGGCGTTGCCAGCCGCAGCGATACCAAACATCAGTTGGCGACTATCGATATGACCATTGAGATCTACAACCTGCAGGTGCTGGGCCGCGTGCTTGGCAAGCTGAATCAGGTGCCGGATGTCATCGATGCCCGTCGTCTGCACGGCGGTTAA
- the rlmD gene encoding 23S rRNA (uracil(1939)-C(5))-methyltransferase RlmD, whose amino-acid sequence MAQFYSAKRRVTTRQIITVTVNDLDPFGQGVARHQGKTLFVSGLLPQEQAEVVVVEDKKQYARAQVKRRLSDSPQRQAPRCPHFGICGGCQQQHASIELQQQSKRAALARLMKRDVDDIIAAAPWGYRRRARLSLNYQPKTQQLQIGFRKANSSEIVDVVQCPVLVPVLGALLPAVRECLTGLKSVRQLGHVELVQADNGPLLVLRHTAALPEADKEKLERFSQSNGLSLYLAPQSEILEHISGEEPWYTSDGLRLLFSPRDFIQVNDGVNQLMVRTALDWLDIQPQDRVLDLFCGMGNFTLPLAKRAAQVVGVEGVPALVEKGRENAALNGLHNVTFFHENLEEDVTRQAWAKNGFDKVLLDPARAGAAGVMLHIIKLAPRRVVYVSCNPATLARDSDVLLLAGYTIQRLAMLDMFPHTGHLESMVLFEHKHTHNYSNRIEMAAE is encoded by the coding sequence ATGGCGCAATTCTACTCTGCAAAACGGCGTGTGACGACGCGCCAGATCATAACCGTTACAGTAAATGACCTTGACCCTTTCGGCCAGGGCGTTGCGCGTCACCAGGGTAAAACGCTGTTTGTCAGCGGTTTATTGCCGCAAGAGCAGGCTGAAGTTGTTGTTGTCGAAGATAAAAAACAATACGCCCGCGCTCAGGTGAAACGCCGTCTAAGCGATAGCCCACAGCGGCAGGCCCCGCGCTGTCCGCATTTTGGCATCTGCGGTGGATGTCAGCAGCAGCATGCCAGCATTGAGCTGCAGCAGCAGAGTAAACGCGCCGCGCTCGCGAGGCTGATGAAGCGCGACGTTGACGACATTATAGCCGCTGCGCCGTGGGGCTATCGTCGCCGGGCGCGTCTGAGCTTGAATTATCAGCCAAAGACCCAACAATTACAGATAGGCTTCCGGAAGGCCAACTCCAGCGAAATCGTTGATGTAGTGCAGTGCCCCGTTTTGGTGCCCGTTCTTGGTGCGCTTCTGCCTGCGGTACGCGAATGTCTTACCGGATTGAAATCTGTGCGTCAACTTGGGCACGTGGAGCTGGTTCAGGCGGATAACGGTCCGCTACTGGTATTGCGCCACACCGCGGCTCTTCCTGAGGCAGATAAAGAAAAACTGGAACGTTTTTCGCAATCTAATGGTCTTTCCCTGTATCTCGCCCCGCAAAGCGAGATACTTGAACATATTTCTGGGGAAGAACCCTGGTATACCTCTGACGGTCTACGCTTACTGTTCAGTCCGCGTGATTTCATCCAGGTGAACGATGGCGTAAACCAGCTTATGGTGCGTACGGCGCTGGATTGGCTGGATATTCAGCCTCAGGATCGGGTTCTGGATCTCTTCTGCGGCATGGGCAACTTTACCCTGCCGCTGGCGAAGCGTGCGGCGCAGGTTGTTGGCGTTGAAGGGGTTCCCGCGCTGGTGGAGAAAGGGCGAGAGAACGCGGCGCTTAACGGATTACACAATGTGACATTCTTTCATGAAAACCTGGAGGAAGATGTTACCCGTCAGGCGTGGGCGAAAAACGGCTTTGATAAGGTCTTGCTTGATCCGGCGCGAGCCGGTGCGGCGGGCGTTATGTTACATATTATAAAATTAGCGCCGCGTCGGGTGGTGTATGTTTCATGCAACCCGGCAACGCTGGCGCGCGATAGCGACGTTTTATTGCTGGCGGGTTATACCATTCAGCGCCTGGCGATGCTGGATATGTTCCCACATACTGGACATCTGGAATCAATGGTGTTGTTTGAGCACAAGCATACACACAATTATTCGAATCGCATCGAGATGGCGGCAGAGTGA
- the barA gene encoding two-component sensor histidine kinase BarA: MTNYSLRARMMILILAPTVLIGLLLSIFFVAHRYNDLQRQLEDAGASIIEPLAVSSEYGMNLQNRESIGQLISVLHRRHSDIVRAISIYDSQNKLFVTSNFQLDPGELQLAKGTPFPRRLSVIRHGDLMILRTPIVSESYSPDESPGSDAKMPGNMLGYVALELDLKSVRLQQYKEIFISSVMMLFCIGIALIFGWRLMRDVTGPIRNMVNTVDRIRRGQLDSRVEGYMLGELDMLKNGINSMAMSLAAYHEEMQHNVDQATSDLRETLEQMEIQNVELDLAKKRAQEAARIKSEFLANMSHELRTPLNGVIGFTRLTLKTDLNTTQRDHLTTIERSANNLLAIINDVLDFSKLEAGKLILESIPFLLRNSLDEVVTLLAHSAHDKGLELTLNIKNDVPDNVIGDPLRLQQIITNLMGNAIKFTEHGNIDVLVEQRAISNSRVQIEVQIHDTGIGIPERDQSRLFQAFRQADASISRRHGGTGLGLVITQRLVKEMGGDISFHSQPNRGSTFWFHISLDLNPNAVPDNVPTQCLAGKKLAYIEANAAAAQCTMELLATTPLEVVYSPTLTALPDAHYDILLAGIPVSIRDISQHRDKLARASKLADHLLLALPCHAQVSAEALKHDGIDACLLKPLTSTRLLPALTATCLTQPTVLLHRSDSKKLPMTVMAVDDNPANLKLIGALLEDLVQHVILCNSGQHAVEQARETQQDLILMDIQMPEMDGIRACELIHQLPHQQQTPVIAVTAHALEGQREKLLSAGMNDYLAKPIEEEKLYNLLLRYQPGKAILPQIAAEAVEPTINHNVTLDWQLALRQAAMKPDLAREMLQMLLAFMPEVRNKIEEQLVGEQPEGVLDLIHKLHGSCSYSGVPRLKKLCHTIESQLRAGTDVEELEPEFLELLDEMDNVAREACKLLGI; this comes from the coding sequence ATGACCAACTACAGCCTTCGTGCCCGCATGATGATTCTTATTCTGGCGCCGACCGTCCTGATCGGTCTGTTGCTCAGTATTTTCTTCGTCGCACACCGCTATAACGATCTACAGCGCCAGCTGGAAGATGCCGGAGCCAGCATTATCGAACCGCTGGCGGTCTCCAGTGAATATGGCATGAATTTGCAAAACCGCGAGTCAATCGGGCAGCTAATCAGCGTGCTGCATCGCCGCCATTCCGATATTGTGCGGGCCATTTCCATTTACGATTCGCAAAACAAGCTGTTTGTCACCTCAAACTTTCAGCTCGATCCCGGAGAGCTTCAGCTAGCGAAAGGAACCCCTTTTCCTCGCCGTTTGAGCGTAATTCGCCACGGCGATTTAATGATTTTGCGTACCCCAATTGTTTCGGAAAGCTATTCACCTGATGAATCTCCGGGGAGCGATGCCAAAATGCCGGGCAATATGCTGGGCTACGTGGCGCTTGAGCTGGATCTGAAATCGGTGCGCCTGCAGCAGTACAAAGAGATCTTCATCTCCAGCGTGATGATGCTGTTCTGTATTGGTATTGCGCTGATCTTCGGCTGGCGACTAATGCGCGACGTAACCGGGCCAATCCGCAATATGGTGAACACGGTTGACCGTATCCGCCGCGGCCAGCTTGATAGTCGGGTCGAAGGCTATATGCTCGGCGAGCTGGATATGCTGAAAAACGGCATCAACTCAATGGCGATGTCGCTGGCAGCCTATCATGAAGAGATGCAGCACAATGTCGATCAGGCGACGTCCGATCTGCGGGAAACGCTTGAGCAGATGGAAATCCAGAACGTGGAGCTGGACCTGGCGAAAAAACGCGCCCAGGAAGCGGCGCGAATCAAATCTGAGTTCCTCGCTAATATGTCCCATGAGCTGCGTACTCCGCTTAACGGCGTGATTGGCTTTACGCGTCTGACGCTGAAAACCGATTTAAATACTACCCAGCGCGATCATCTCACCACTATTGAACGTTCCGCTAACAACCTGCTGGCCATCATTAACGATGTTCTGGACTTCTCTAAGCTCGAAGCCGGTAAGCTCATCCTTGAGAGCATTCCGTTCCTGCTGCGTAACTCCCTGGACGAGGTGGTTACGCTGCTGGCGCACTCGGCGCACGATAAAGGGCTGGAGCTGACGCTGAACATCAAAAATGATGTGCCGGATAACGTGATCGGCGACCCGCTGCGTCTGCAGCAAATTATTACCAACCTGATGGGCAACGCTATCAAGTTCACCGAGCACGGCAACATTGACGTGCTGGTGGAACAACGTGCAATCAGCAATTCACGAGTGCAGATCGAAGTACAGATTCATGATACCGGTATCGGGATCCCGGAGCGCGATCAGTCGCGTCTGTTCCAGGCTTTCCGCCAGGCCGACGCCAGCATTTCCCGCCGCCACGGCGGTACCGGTCTCGGACTGGTCATCACCCAGCGCCTGGTGAAGGAGATGGGCGGCGATATATCCTTCCATAGTCAGCCTAATCGCGGATCAACGTTCTGGTTCCATATTAGTCTCGACCTTAACCCCAACGCGGTTCCCGATAATGTACCGACCCAGTGCCTGGCGGGTAAAAAGCTGGCCTATATAGAGGCAAACGCGGCGGCGGCGCAGTGTACGATGGAGCTACTGGCGACAACGCCGCTGGAGGTGGTCTATAGCCCGACGCTGACGGCGCTACCGGATGCCCACTACGATATTCTGCTGGCAGGTATTCCGGTGTCGATACGCGACATCAGCCAGCATCGCGATAAGCTGGCAAGGGCCAGCAAGCTTGCCGACCACCTGCTGCTGGCGCTGCCTTGCCACGCGCAGGTCAGCGCCGAAGCGCTGAAACACGATGGTATAGACGCCTGCTTGCTCAAGCCGTTAACCTCCACGCGACTGCTTCCGGCGCTGACGGCCACGTGCCTGACGCAGCCAACGGTTCTGCTGCACCGCTCCGATAGTAAAAAACTGCCGATGACGGTGATGGCCGTCGATGATAACCCGGCGAATCTTAAGCTTATCGGCGCGCTGCTGGAGGATTTGGTTCAGCATGTCATCCTGTGCAACAGCGGTCAGCACGCCGTCGAACAGGCCAGAGAAACGCAGCAGGATCTGATTCTGATGGATATTCAGATGCCGGAAATGGACGGTATCCGCGCCTGCGAACTGATCCATCAGCTCCCTCACCAGCAGCAAACGCCGGTGATCGCCGTGACGGCCCATGCCCTGGAAGGACAGCGCGAGAAATTGCTGAGCGCGGGAATGAACGATTATCTGGCGAAACCTATTGAAGAAGAGAAACTCTACAATCTGCTGCTGCGCTACCAGCCGGGGAAAGCCATATTGCCGCAAATAGCGGCGGAGGCCGTAGAGCCGACCATCAACCATAATGTCACCCTGGACTGGCAGCTGGCGCTGCGTCAGGCAGCGATGAAACCAGACCTGGCGCGGGAAATGCTGCAAATGCTGCTCGCCTTTATGCCAGAGGTGCGTAACAAAATAGAAGAACAGCTGGTGGGAGAACAGCCGGAAGGCGTGCTGGACTTAATTCATAAGCTTCACGGTAGCTGCAGCTATAGCGGCGTGCCGCGTCTGAAGAAACTGTGTCATACCATTGAGAGCCAGCTACGCGCGGGCACCGACGTCGAAGAGCTGGAACCGGAGTTTCTGGAACTGCTGGATGAAATGGACAACGTCGCGCGTGAAGCCTGTAAGCTATTAGGCATTTAA